In one window of Sphingomonas sp. BGYR3 DNA:
- a CDS encoding phasin family protein, which produces MASKGQKPGTGKPVAREAAKAAAPVKQAASAAVEAVAATTAATTAVTEKVVKAVAEAAPKAEPAPAIVAAVQPVEPAKPAAKVVEAVSKVVDKAVDTIAKAAAPVKPALKRTAAKKDTDIMTTTFETVTEKSQAMFAELNERAKAAMEKNAKLVEEMNDLAKGNVEAVVESGKIAVKGMETLGQEAVELSRKHFEQATATMKSLASAKSPTEFAKIQSDYFRSLFDTVVAETSKQTEAMLKLAGDAAQPISNRVAVAADKMKIAA; this is translated from the coding sequence ATGGCGAGCAAGGGTCAAAAGCCCGGTACCGGCAAGCCGGTGGCCCGCGAGGCGGCAAAGGCCGCAGCGCCGGTCAAGCAAGCCGCTTCAGCGGCTGTCGAGGCGGTTGCGGCAACCACGGCGGCAACGACCGCCGTGACGGAAAAGGTGGTGAAGGCCGTTGCCGAAGCCGCCCCGAAAGCAGAACCGGCACCGGCGATTGTCGCCGCTGTCCAGCCGGTCGAACCCGCCAAGCCCGCAGCCAAGGTGGTCGAGGCGGTCAGCAAGGTGGTGGACAAGGCGGTCGACACGATCGCCAAGGCCGCTGCCCCTGTGAAGCCCGCACTCAAGCGCACCGCCGCAAAGAAGGACACCGACATCATGACCACCACGTTCGAAACCGTCACCGAAAAGAGCCAGGCGATGTTTGCCGAGCTGAACGAGCGCGCCAAGGCCGCCATGGAAAAGAATGCCAAGCTGGTCGAGGAAATGAACGACCTGGCCAAGGGCAATGTCGAAGCCGTGGTCGAAAGCGGCAAGATCGCCGTCAAGGGCATGGAAACGCTGGGCCAGGAAGCCGTCGAGCTGAGCCGCAAGCATTTCGAGCAGGCGACCGCCACCATGAAGAGCCTGGCCAGCGCCAAGTCGCCGACCGAGTTCGCCAAGATCCAGAGCGACTATTTCCGCTCGCTGTTCGACACGGTTGTCGCCGAAACGTCGAAGCAGACCGAAGCGATGCTGAAGCTGGCCGGTGACGCCGCCCAGCCGATCAGCAACCGCGTCGCGGTTGCCGCCGACAAGATGAAGATCGCCGCGTAG
- the phaC gene encoding class I poly(R)-hydroxyalkanoic acid synthase produces the protein MTDQHAEPPRLEELQHWTWVLGRAQQMMLEHGYGAMQAGPMAAWGDPTAFARASADFWADTMKLWQRFLDPEAAAGEPEPRELSSDRRFKAPQWRDNPVFDFLRQSYFLIADHMLRGVDSLEGVDPRHKEQLRFATKGFIDAISPSNFPATNPVVVERIIETRGENLLKGLSNMLGDMARGQMTQVDSSGFELGRNIAATPGKVVHRTDLYELIQYSPTTDQVFGVPLIIFPPWINRFYILDLTPEKSFIKWAVDQGLTVFVVSWKSADATMKDVVWDDYVERGQIDAIDTVRNLLGVDSVHTIGYCVAGTTLAATLAVLAARGQADKVKSATFFTAQVDFSEAGDLSLFVTDEQLEFIRSISAEGFLDGRYMAATFNLLRGRELIWNYVTNNYLLGDDYPPFDLLHWNADVTNLPARWHLSYLTDLYRDNRLVVPGALSIGGTPIDLTRIETPAYIQAGKEDHIAPAASVWKLNTHLNGPVRFVLAGSGHIAGVVNPPSARKYQYWTCDAPAESLDAFVASARETAGSWWPDWIEWIAAQDAGKVPPTGPRKPGKALGDAPGEYVKLR, from the coding sequence ATGACCGACCAGCACGCCGAGCCTCCCCGGCTGGAAGAGCTGCAGCACTGGACCTGGGTGCTTGGCCGCGCGCAGCAGATGATGCTGGAACATGGCTATGGCGCAATGCAGGCCGGGCCGATGGCCGCCTGGGGCGATCCCACCGCCTTTGCCCGCGCCTCTGCCGATTTCTGGGCCGACACGATGAAGCTGTGGCAGCGTTTCCTGGATCCGGAGGCGGCGGCCGGCGAACCGGAACCGCGCGAACTCAGCAGCGATCGCCGGTTCAAGGCGCCGCAATGGCGCGATAATCCGGTGTTCGATTTCCTGCGCCAGAGCTATTTCCTGATCGCCGACCATATGCTGCGCGGCGTCGATTCGCTGGAGGGCGTCGATCCCCGGCACAAGGAACAGCTGCGGTTCGCGACCAAGGGGTTCATCGACGCGATCAGCCCGTCCAATTTCCCCGCGACCAATCCCGTCGTCGTCGAACGCATCATCGAGACGCGCGGCGAAAACCTGCTGAAGGGGCTGTCCAACATGCTGGGCGACATGGCCCGCGGCCAGATGACGCAAGTGGACAGCAGCGGGTTCGAACTGGGCCGCAACATCGCCGCAACGCCGGGCAAGGTCGTGCATCGCACCGACCTGTATGAACTGATCCAGTATTCGCCGACCACCGATCAGGTGTTCGGCGTGCCGCTGATCATCTTTCCGCCATGGATCAACCGGTTCTACATCCTCGACCTGACCCCTGAAAAAAGCTTCATCAAATGGGCGGTGGATCAGGGTCTGACCGTGTTTGTCGTATCCTGGAAATCCGCCGATGCCACGATGAAGGACGTGGTGTGGGACGATTATGTCGAACGGGGTCAGATCGACGCGATCGACACCGTGCGCAACCTGCTGGGCGTCGATAGCGTCCACACCATCGGTTATTGCGTCGCGGGCACCACGCTTGCCGCGACGCTGGCGGTGCTGGCCGCGCGCGGACAGGCGGACAAGGTCAAGAGCGCGACCTTCTTCACCGCGCAGGTCGATTTTTCGGAGGCCGGCGACCTGTCGCTGTTCGTCACTGACGAGCAGCTGGAATTCATCCGATCCATCTCTGCCGAGGGGTTTCTGGACGGGCGGTATATGGCCGCGACGTTCAACCTGTTGCGCGGGCGTGAACTGATCTGGAACTATGTCACCAACAACTACCTGCTGGGCGACGATTATCCGCCGTTCGACCTGCTCCACTGGAATGCGGACGTCACCAACCTGCCCGCACGCTGGCACCTCAGCTATCTGACCGATCTGTACCGCGACAACCGGCTGGTCGTGCCCGGCGCGCTCAGCATCGGCGGCACGCCCATCGACCTGACCCGCATCGAAACCCCCGCCTATATCCAGGCCGGAAAAGAGGATCACATCGCCCCGGCGGCCAGCGTGTGGAAACTCAACACGCATCTGAACGGCCCGGTGCGGTTCGTGCTGGCCGGGTCGGGCCATATCGCCGGCGTGGTCAACCCGCCCTCCGCGCGGAAATACCAGTATTGGACCTGCGACGCCCCGGCCGAATCGCTCGACGCCTTTGTCGCTTCGGCGCGGGAGACGGCGGGCAGCTGGTGGCCGGACTGGATCGAATGGATCGCCGCGCAGGATGCCGGAAAAGTGCCCCCGACCGGGCCGAGAAAGCCGGGCAAGGCGCTGGGCGATGCCCCCGGCGAGTATGTGAAATTACGCTGA
- a CDS encoding LL-diaminopimelate aminotransferase — protein MSDEFYRMKRLPPYVIAEVNAMRAAARAGGEDIIDLGMGNPDLPPPDHVIDKLCEVARKPGAHGYSQSRGIPGLRRAQANYYGRRFGVELDPEREVVVTMGSKEGLASLATAITEPGDVVLAPNPSYPIHTFGFIIAGATIRSVPTTPDENYFRSLERAMAFTVPRPSILVVNYPSNPTAETVDLAFYERLVAWARENKVWVLSDLAYSELYFDGKPTVSILQVPGAKDVAVEFTSLSKTYSMAGWRMGFAVGNQKLIAAMTRVKSYLDYGAFTPIQAAACAALNGPQDIVEKNRQLYHKRRDVLVESFGRAGWDIPAPPASMFAWAPLPPALAHLGSLEFSKQLLTHAKVAVAPGVGYGEDGEGYVRIAMVENEQRLRQAARNVRKYLQSMGVNTGAKQAG, from the coding sequence ATGTCCGACGAATTCTACCGCATGAAGCGGCTGCCGCCCTATGTCATCGCCGAAGTCAACGCGATGCGGGCAGCGGCGCGTGCGGGCGGAGAGGACATTATCGACCTGGGCATGGGCAATCCCGACTTGCCCCCGCCCGACCATGTCATCGACAAATTGTGCGAAGTGGCGCGCAAGCCGGGCGCCCATGGGTACAGCCAGTCGCGCGGCATTCCCGGCCTGCGCCGGGCACAGGCCAATTATTACGGCCGCCGGTTCGGCGTCGAGCTGGACCCGGAGCGGGAAGTCGTCGTCACCATGGGATCGAAGGAGGGGCTGGCCAGCCTCGCCACCGCGATCACCGAACCGGGCGACGTCGTGCTGGCGCCCAATCCCAGCTATCCCATCCACACCTTCGGCTTCATCATCGCGGGCGCGACGATCCGCAGCGTACCGACCACGCCGGACGAGAATTATTTCCGGTCGCTGGAACGCGCCATGGCGTTCACCGTGCCGCGCCCGTCGATCCTGGTCGTCAATTATCCGTCCAACCCCACGGCCGAGACGGTCGACCTTGCCTTTTACGAGCGGCTGGTCGCGTGGGCGCGGGAAAACAAGGTCTGGGTGCTGTCCGACCTTGCCTATTCCGAGCTGTATTTCGACGGCAAGCCGACCGTGTCGATCCTGCAGGTGCCGGGGGCCAAGGACGTGGCGGTCGAGTTCACGTCGCTGTCCAAGACCTATTCCATGGCCGGGTGGCGCATGGGCTTTGCGGTCGGCAACCAGAAGCTGATCGCGGCGATGACGCGGGTCAAAAGCTATCTGGATTATGGCGCGTTCACGCCGATTCAGGCGGCGGCCTGTGCCGCGCTCAATGGCCCGCAGGACATCGTGGAAAAGAACCGCCAGCTCTATCACAAGCGGCGCGACGTGCTGGTCGAAAGTTTCGGCCGGGCGGGGTGGGACATCCCGGCGCCGCCGGCGTCCATGTTCGCTTGGGCACCGCTGCCGCCCGCACTCGCCCATCTGGGCAGCCTTGAGTTTTCCAAGCAGTTGCTGACCCATGCCAAGGTCGCGGTCGCACCGGGCGTCGGCTATGGCGAGGATGGCGAGGGCTATGTCCGCATCGCCATGGTGGAAAACGAACAGCGGCTGCGCCAGGCGGCGCGCAATGTGCGCAAATATCTGCAGTCGATGGGCGTCAACACCGGCGCGAAGCAGGCGGGATAG
- a CDS encoding metalloregulator ArsR/SmtB family transcription factor produces MAQALDIFRALADPTRLRILSLVARMELSVGELAQVLEQSQPRVSRHVKILTDAGLAVRRKEGSWVFVALGAAVTTAPVLAAMDAWAGPLDHALADADGQRLAAVLAERTAAAAQWFQAHAGEWDAIRNLYIAESEIEQAMLNALGTETLGRLVDIGTGTGRMLELFGPMAASAIGIDRSSEMLRLARAKLTERGLDRAELRQADFYALPVEDAEADAAILHHVLHFAHAPEQVLAEAGRVLATGGRLLVVDFAPHSREELRTQEAHARLGFSDEQMLGWFAAAGLVPERVDTLEGGELTVKLWVGRKRAAPVTEKIAA; encoded by the coding sequence ATGGCGCAGGCACTCGACATTTTCCGGGCATTGGCGGACCCGACACGGCTGCGCATCTTGTCGCTGGTCGCGCGCATGGAATTGTCGGTCGGCGAACTGGCGCAGGTGCTGGAACAAAGCCAGCCGCGCGTGTCCCGGCACGTCAAGATCCTGACCGATGCCGGACTGGCCGTGCGGCGCAAGGAGGGAAGCTGGGTCTTTGTCGCGCTGGGGGCAGCGGTGACGACGGCCCCTGTGCTGGCGGCGATGGACGCCTGGGCCGGGCCGCTGGATCACGCGCTGGCGGATGCCGACGGGCAGCGGCTGGCCGCCGTGCTGGCCGAACGGACCGCAGCGGCAGCGCAGTGGTTTCAGGCGCATGCCGGGGAATGGGACGCGATCCGCAACCTGTACATCGCCGAAAGCGAGATCGAACAGGCGATGCTCAACGCGCTGGGCACCGAAACGCTGGGGCGGCTGGTCGATATCGGCACGGGCACCGGGCGGATGCTGGAACTGTTCGGCCCGATGGCCGCGTCCGCGATCGGTATCGACCGGTCGTCGGAAATGCTGCGGCTGGCACGGGCCAAGCTGACCGAGCGGGGGCTGGACCGGGCGGAACTGCGCCAGGCGGATTTCTATGCCCTGCCGGTCGAGGATGCAGAGGCGGATGCGGCGATCCTGCACCATGTGCTGCATTTTGCGCACGCCCCCGAACAGGTACTGGCCGAGGCGGGGCGGGTGCTGGCGACGGGCGGACGATTGCTGGTCGTGGATTTCGCACCCCATTCGCGTGAGGAATTGCGGACGCAGGAGGCGCACGCCCGGCTGGGCTTTTCGGACGAACAGATGCTTGGCTGGTTTGCGGCCGCTGGCCTGGTCCCCGAACGGGTGGACACGCTGGAGGGCGGCGAGCTGACGGTGAAATTATGGGTCGGGCGCAAACGCGCCGCCCCGGTGACGGAGAAGATTGCGGCATGA
- the metF gene encoding methylenetetrahydrofolate reductase [NAD(P)H], whose amino-acid sequence MSISVSQLEEARRALEAPLFADLAGDAAVSFEFFPTKTEKMAEAAWDALMTLAPLGPRFVSVTYGAGGSTRDRTHETVARIARDTSIPAAAHLTCVSASKEEVNAVAREYWAAGVRHIVALRGDMPVMGEKFVAHPDGYRNAADLVAGLRALHPFDISVAAYPECHPDSTDVAADIDNLKRKIDAGANRAITQFFFSPDTFFRFRDAAAAAGIGAEIVPGILPVSNVAQTRKFAGMCGAAIPDWMDRLFDGLDEHPAARQLVAATVAAELCRRLYAGGVRHFHFYTLNRAELSFAICHLLGLRAQGEQGRAAA is encoded by the coding sequence ATGAGTATCTCGGTTTCCCAGCTCGAAGAAGCACGCCGGGCGCTGGAAGCGCCGCTGTTCGCCGATCTGGCGGGCGATGCGGCGGTCAGCTTCGAGTTTTTCCCGACCAAGACCGAAAAAATGGCCGAGGCGGCGTGGGACGCGCTGATGACGCTGGCGCCGCTGGGCCCGCGCTTTGTCTCTGTCACCTATGGCGCGGGTGGGTCGACGCGGGATCGCACGCATGAAACGGTGGCGCGCATCGCACGGGACACCAGCATCCCGGCCGCCGCGCACCTGACCTGTGTCAGCGCCAGCAAGGAGGAAGTGAACGCCGTTGCGCGCGAATATTGGGCGGCGGGCGTGCGCCATATCGTCGCGCTGCGCGGCGACATGCCGGTGATGGGCGAAAAATTCGTCGCCCATCCCGACGGATACCGGAATGCGGCCGATCTGGTCGCGGGGCTGCGCGCGCTGCACCCGTTCGACATTTCGGTCGCCGCCTATCCCGAATGTCACCCGGATTCGACCGATGTGGCGGCGGATATCGACAATCTGAAGCGCAAGATCGACGCCGGGGCGAACCGCGCGATCACCCAGTTCTTCTTTTCGCCCGACACGTTTTTCCGGTTCCGCGATGCGGCGGCGGCGGCGGGGATCGGCGCTGAAATCGTGCCGGGCATCCTGCCGGTGTCCAACGTGGCCCAGACGCGCAAGTTCGCCGGGATGTGCGGCGCGGCGATCCCGGACTGGATGGACCGGTTGTTCGACGGGCTGGACGAGCATCCCGCCGCGCGCCAGCTGGTCGCGGCGACCGTCGCGGCGGAACTGTGCCGCCGGCTCTATGCGGGCGGGGTGCGGCATTTCCACTTCTATACGCTGAACCGCGCGGAACTCAGCTTTGCCATCTGTCACCTGCTTGGCCTGCGCGCACAGGGCGAGCAGGGGCGGGCGGCGGCCTGA
- a CDS encoding homocysteine S-methyltransferase family protein has translation MAAERILIFDGGYGTSIQKFGLQEADYRGDLDLPMDQKGNNDLLCLTRPDIIKGIHAAYFAAGADMVETNTFSGTRIAMADYGCEHLVWDINLAAAKLAREAAEEASAKDGKRRFVAGSIGPTNKTLSLSPDVNDPSFREVDYDALKEQYKEQCAALIAGGVDFILIETCFDTLNAKAAGMAAKEAEAEAGREVPVMVSFTITDMSGRNLSGHTINAFWYTLRHLNPLTVGANCAFGADLLRPYLSELAKTADTLILAYPNAGLPNELGQYDELPERTAELIAEWTREGLVNAVGGCCGTTPDHIAAIARAVADAPPRQLPQVPVTMKLSGLEPFIIAA, from the coding sequence ATGGCCGCAGAGCGCATCCTGATCTTTGACGGCGGCTATGGCACGTCGATCCAGAAGTTCGGGTTGCAGGAGGCGGATTATCGCGGCGACCTGGACCTGCCGATGGATCAGAAGGGCAATAACGACCTGCTCTGCCTGACCCGGCCGGACATCATCAAGGGCATCCATGCCGCCTATTTCGCGGCAGGCGCCGACATGGTGGAAACCAACACGTTCAGCGGCACCCGCATCGCCATGGCCGATTATGGCTGCGAGCATCTGGTATGGGACATCAACCTGGCCGCCGCGAAACTGGCGCGCGAGGCGGCGGAGGAGGCAAGCGCGAAGGACGGCAAGCGCCGCTTCGTCGCAGGCTCCATCGGCCCGACCAACAAGACGCTGTCGCTGTCGCCCGACGTCAACGACCCGTCGTTCCGCGAGGTCGATTACGACGCCCTGAAGGAACAGTATAAGGAACAGTGCGCCGCGCTGATCGCCGGCGGGGTGGATTTCATCCTCATTGAGACGTGTTTCGACACGCTGAACGCCAAGGCCGCTGGCATGGCCGCGAAAGAGGCGGAGGCAGAGGCGGGGCGCGAGGTGCCGGTGATGGTCAGTTTCACCATCACCGACATGTCCGGCCGTAACCTGTCGGGCCATACCATCAACGCCTTCTGGTACACGCTGCGCCATCTGAATCCGCTGACCGTCGGTGCGAACTGCGCGTTCGGGGCGGACCTGCTGCGCCCCTATCTGTCCGAACTGGCCAAGACGGCCGACACGCTGATCCTGGCCTATCCCAATGCGGGCCTGCCCAACGAGCTGGGCCAGTATGACGAGTTGCCGGAGCGGACGGCCGAGCTGATCGCGGAATGGACGCGCGAGGGGCTGGTCAACGCGGTCGGCGGCTGCTGCGGCACCACGCCGGACCATATCGCCGCCATCGCCCGCGCGGTCGCCGATGCCCCGCCGCGCCAGTTGCCGCAGGTGCCCGTCACCATGAAGCTGTCCGGCCTGGAGCCGTTCATCATCGCTGCCTGA
- the metH gene encoding methionine synthase → MTTATASTVFINIGERTNVTGSAAFKKLIMAGDYAKAVEVARQQVENGAQIIDVNMDEGLLDAVEAMTTFLKLITAEPDIARVPVMIDSSKWEVIESGLKCVSGKPIVNSISMKEGEGPFLDHARKCMAYGAAVVVMAFDEVGQADTRDRKIEICERAYTLLTGIGFPPEDIIFDPNVFAVATGIEEHNNYAVDFIEATREIRRRCPHVHISGGLSNLSFSFRGNEPVRRAMHSVFLYHAIPAGMDMAIVNAGQLDVYDTIDPELRKACEDVVLNTDPEAGERLVALAEKYRGTDAATEKAAAEWRGWPVVKRLEHALVKGIDMYVVDDTEEARQEIFARGGRPIEVIEGPLMEGMNVVGDLFGSGKMFLPQVVKSARVMKKAVAHLLPYIEAEKAEGDSKGKGRVIMATVKGDVHDIGKNIVGVVLQCNGFEVVDLGVMVPWTKILEAANENDADMIGLSGLITPSLDEMVTVAEEMQRAGMTMPLLIGGATTSKVHTALKIAPAYTGPVVHVLDASRAVGVATTLVSDTIRDDYVTKVAAEYEAVRAARAGKGQSELVSLDTARANAFEADMSLKPRKPILPGVHRFPDWDLADLRDYIDWTPFFRAWELHGNYPAILTDTVVGESASSLFADAQRMLDRIVSERWLTARGVVGLWPCAREEDDVVVYMDDERHVRLPFLRQQIAKREGRANMCLADFIDRDGDWIGGFAVSIHGIEPHLARFKAAVDDYSDILLKALADRFAEAFAERLHQYVRKSLWGYAEGEQLDNAALIREQYRGIRPAPGYPACPDHSLKPILFKMLDAHHATGVSLTESFAMLPTAAVSGFYFGHPDAAYFGVARVGKDQVEDYAARRGVDLATAERWLRPNLD, encoded by the coding sequence ATGACCACCGCCACTGCCTCCACCGTCTTCATCAACATCGGCGAACGCACCAACGTCACCGGATCGGCTGCGTTCAAGAAGCTGATCATGGCGGGGGATTATGCCAAGGCGGTCGAGGTCGCGCGGCAACAGGTGGAAAACGGCGCGCAGATCATCGACGTCAACATGGACGAAGGGCTGCTCGACGCGGTCGAGGCGATGACCACGTTCCTGAAGCTGATCACCGCCGAACCGGACATTGCGCGCGTGCCGGTGATGATCGATTCGTCGAAGTGGGAGGTGATCGAGTCGGGCCTGAAATGCGTGTCCGGCAAGCCGATCGTCAATTCGATCAGCATGAAGGAAGGCGAGGGGCCTTTCCTGGACCATGCCCGCAAGTGCATGGCCTATGGCGCGGCGGTCGTCGTCATGGCGTTCGACGAGGTGGGCCAGGCCGATACGCGCGACCGCAAGATCGAGATTTGCGAACGCGCCTACACCCTGCTGACCGGCATCGGTTTCCCGCCCGAGGACATCATCTTCGACCCCAACGTGTTCGCCGTGGCGACGGGGATCGAGGAGCATAACAACTATGCCGTCGATTTCATCGAGGCAACGCGCGAGATCCGCAGGCGTTGCCCGCACGTCCACATCTCCGGCGGCCTGTCCAACCTGTCGTTCAGTTTCCGCGGCAACGAACCGGTGCGCCGGGCGATGCACAGCGTGTTCCTGTACCACGCCATCCCGGCGGGCATGGACATGGCGATCGTCAATGCCGGCCAGCTGGACGTGTACGACACGATCGACCCGGAACTGCGCAAGGCGTGCGAGGATGTCGTCCTCAACACCGATCCGGAGGCGGGCGAGCGGCTGGTCGCGCTGGCCGAGAAATATCGCGGCACGGATGCTGCGACGGAAAAGGCCGCGGCCGAATGGCGCGGCTGGCCGGTGGTCAAGCGGCTGGAGCACGCGCTGGTCAAGGGCATCGACATGTATGTCGTCGATGATACCGAGGAAGCGCGGCAGGAAATCTTTGCCCGCGGCGGCCGCCCGATCGAGGTGATCGAAGGCCCGTTGATGGAGGGGATGAACGTCGTCGGCGACCTGTTCGGCTCCGGCAAGATGTTCCTGCCACAGGTCGTCAAATCCGCCCGCGTGATGAAAAAGGCGGTCGCCCACCTGCTCCCCTATATCGAGGCGGAAAAGGCCGAGGGGGACAGCAAGGGCAAGGGCCGCGTCATCATGGCGACGGTCAAGGGCGATGTGCACGACATCGGCAAGAACATCGTCGGCGTCGTGCTGCAGTGCAACGGGTTCGAGGTCGTCGACCTGGGCGTCATGGTCCCCTGGACCAAGATCCTTGAGGCGGCGAACGAGAATGATGCCGACATGATCGGCCTGTCCGGCCTGATCACGCCCAGCCTGGACGAGATGGTGACGGTGGCCGAGGAAATGCAGCGCGCGGGCATGACGATGCCGCTGCTGATCGGCGGGGCAACCACGTCGAAAGTGCATACCGCGCTGAAGATCGCGCCCGCCTATACCGGCCCGGTCGTCCATGTCCTCGACGCCAGCCGCGCGGTCGGCGTTGCCACCACGCTGGTGTCCGACACGATCCGCGACGACTACGTGACCAAGGTCGCGGCGGAATATGAGGCGGTGCGCGCCGCCCGCGCGGGCAAGGGGCAGAGCGAGCTGGTGTCGCTGGACACCGCCCGCGCCAATGCGTTCGAGGCGGACATGAGCCTGAAACCGCGCAAGCCCATCCTGCCGGGCGTGCACCGCTTTCCCGACTGGGATCTGGCGGACCTGCGCGATTACATCGACTGGACGCCGTTTTTCCGCGCGTGGGAACTGCACGGCAATTATCCCGCGATCCTGACCGATACGGTGGTGGGCGAAAGCGCGTCGTCGCTGTTCGCCGATGCGCAACGGATGCTGGACCGGATCGTTTCCGAACGATGGCTGACCGCGCGCGGCGTCGTCGGCCTGTGGCCCTGTGCGCGGGAGGAGGACGATGTCGTCGTCTATATGGACGATGAACGCCATGTCCGCCTGCCGTTCCTGCGCCAACAGATCGCCAAGCGCGAAGGGCGCGCAAACATGTGCCTGGCCGATTTCATCGACCGCGACGGCGACTGGATCGGCGGCTTTGCCGTGTCGATCCACGGCATCGAGCCGCATCTGGCGCGGTTCAAGGCGGCGGTGGACGATTATTCGGACATCCTGCTCAAGGCATTGGCCGACCGGTTTGCAGAGGCGTTTGCCGAGCGGCTGCACCAATATGTCCGCAAGTCCCTGTGGGGCTATGCCGAGGGCGAACAGCTCGACAATGCCGCGCTGATCCGCGAGCAATATCGCGGCATCCGGCCCGCGCCCGGCTATCCCGCCTGCCCGGACCACAGCCTGAAACCGATCCTGTTCAAGATGCTGGACGCGCATCATGCGACGGGCGTTTCGCTGACCGAAAGTTTCGCCATGCTGCCGACGGCGGCGGTCAGCGGCTTTTACTTCGGCCATCCCGACGCCGCCTATTTCGGTGTCGCCCGCGTCGGCAAGGATCAGGTCGAGGATTACGCCGCCCGGCGCGGGGTGGACCTCGCCACGGCAGAACGCTGGCTGCGCCCGAACCTGGATTAA
- a CDS encoding LysR family transcriptional regulator, which translates to MDHPAPSASPRVRALWTPARQRIFLTALAETGSIARAARAAGMSRSSAHRLRLRLAGTPFDRLWDRALAVNAARLADPFAEMRGASGAALPPDRGHSAA; encoded by the coding sequence ATGGATCATCCCGCACCCTCCGCATCGCCGCGCGTCCGCGCGCTTTGGACGCCCGCCCGCCAGCGCATTTTCCTGACCGCCCTTGCCGAAACCGGCAGCATTGCCCGCGCCGCGCGGGCGGCGGGGATGTCGCGGTCCAGCGCGCACCGGCTGCGGCTCAGGCTGGCGGGCACGCCGTTCGACCGGCTGTGGGACCGGGCGCTCGCCGTCAACGCCGCCCGGCTCGCCGATCCCTTTGCCGAGATGCGGGGCGCGTCCGGCGCTGCCCTGCCGCCTGACCGTGGCCACTCCGCCGCATGA